The stretch of DNA CGTATCCCAGCCGAAGCAGTCGAAGCTCGAAACATGGCACCACCGAAGTCAGCAAGCGGAAAGGCCACCAAGAAGTCGCCCGCCGCCGGCAAGGCCCAGAAGAACATCGTCAagggcgaaaagaagaagaagaagccacgcCGAAAGGAAAGCTACGCTATCTACATCTACAAGGTGCTGAAACAAGTCCACCCGGACACCGGTGTCTCGTCGAAGGCTATGAGCATCATGAACAGCTTCGTCAACGACATCTTCGAACGGATCGCCGCCGAAGCCTCCCGATTGGCGCACTACAACAAGCGGTCGACGATCACCTCCCGGGAAATTCAAACCGCCGTCCGGTTGCTGCTCCCCGGCGAGTTGGCCAAGCATGCCGTTTCCGAGGGGACCAAGGCCGTCACCAAGTACACAAGCTCGAAGTAGACGAGACATCGATCCCCGCATACCCGAAaaaggcccttttcagggccactgCAACCCTCCCGCGTAAGAGTTGATTCAGAAATATAGATCCAATAAGTGGGGGCAAACTTTCCCATCGTTACTAGCTGGCTGATGTGTTACTTTCCAAATTagtatacttcttcttcttcttcttctttctggcactATCGACCAATACTGGTTGTTAGCAGTTCGGAAGTATACACTATAGCACTTTTAGTTGTTGCTCGCTCTGTCAGTACAGCTCGGTCATCTAATGAAACTGCTACTTCTCGTTATGATTTCACACGTTTCTGGGGCTGTTTCTTCGCTCGTTTCCCAGCAAAAGGCATTGGGCGCGGTTTGAACTGTAGGCTTTTGTACAACAGCGCACTGGGCCATTGTGATGTGTTACTTTCCAAATTagtatacttcttcttcttcttcttcttcttcttcttcttcttcttcttctagtaTACACTATAGCACTTTTAGTTGTTGCTCGCTCTGTCAGTACAGCTCGGTTATCTAATGAAACTGCTACTTCTCGTTATGATTTCACACGTTTCCGAATACTAGGCAGATTATACTGGGGCTGTTTCTACGCTCGTTTTCCAGCAAAAGGCATTGGGCGCGGTTTGAACTGTAAGCTTTTGTAGGTTAGTCCCGGACAGTGCTCGCTCTGTCAGTACAGTTCGGTCATCTAATGAAACTGCTACTTCTCGTTATGATTTCACACGTTTCTGGGGCTGTTTCTTCGCTCGTTTTCCAGCAAAAGGCATTGGGCGCGGTTTGAACTGTAGGCTTTTGTACAACAGCGCACTGGGCCATTGTGATGTGTTACTTTCCAAATTagtatacttcttcttcttcttcttcttcttcttctccttcttcttcttcttcttcttcttcttcttcttcttcttcttcttcttcttctagtaTACACTATAGCACTTTTAGTTGTTGCTCGCTCTGTCAGTACAGCTCGGTTATCTAATGAAACTGCTACTTCTCGTTAT from Aedes albopictus strain Foshan unplaced genomic scaffold, AalbF5 HiC_scaffold_306, whole genome shotgun sequence encodes:
- the LOC134284554 gene encoding histone H2B-like; its protein translation is MAPPKSASGKATKKSPAAGKAQKNIVKGEKKKKKPRRKESYAIYIYKVLKQVHPDTGVSSKAMSIMNSFVNDIFERIAAEASRLAHYNKRSTITSREIQTAVRLLLPGELAKHAVSEGTKAVTKYTSSK